Within the Kineococcus mangrovi genome, the region GCGTGCCAGCGTGGGGACATGCGGGGGTTCCTCCGGGGGGTCGGTGCTCGGGGTCGGGCGGGTGGTGTCAGCCCTTGACGGCGCCGGACGTCATGCCGGCGACGATCTGGCGGTTGAAGAACAGGTACATGACCAGCGGCGGGATCGTGATGAGCAGGATGTCCATGAAGAGCAGGTTGTAGCTGGTGCTCGCCTGGCTCTGGAAGTTGAACAGCGTCAGCTGCACGGTGGCGTTGTCGTCACCGGGCAGGAAGTAGAGCGGGTTGGTGAAGTCGTTGAACACGTTCACCGCCTGGACCACGATGACGGTCACGGTGACGGGCCGCAACAGCGGCAGGATCACCCGGAAGAACAACCGCAGCGGGCCGGCGCCGTCGAGGACCGCGGCCTCGTCCAGTTCCCGGGGGATGCCCGAGATGAACGCCCGGAACAGCAGGATCGTGAACGACAACCCGAAGGCGACCTCGATGAGGATCAGCCCCGGCAACGTCCCGAACAGCCCCAGCCCCTGCAGCACCCAGATGGTCGGGACGACGGCGGGCGGGATGATCAGTCCGGACAGCACCAGGAAGTTGATGACGGGCGTGAAGCGGCTCACCCTGCGCTGCAGCACGAAGGCCACCATCGCACCGAGCACCACCATGATCGTCACGCTGGCGACCGTCAGGACGGTCGAGTTGATGAAGGCGATGACCAGGATGTAGTCGCGCGTCTGCAGGACCGTGACGAGGTTCTCCCAGAGCTGGAAGTTCTGCGGCCACGAGAAGTCGAACAGCGACGCCTGCTGGGCGTCCTTGACGGCGGTCAGGACGATGAACGCGAACGGCACGAGGAAGACGACGACGCTGGCCAGGATGGCCGCGCCACCCACTCCCCACCGCAGGAGGGCGGCCCGGGTCGGGTTCACAGCTGCACCTCCTTGCGGGCGAGCCAGCGGGTCAGGGGGACGACGATGGCCGTGACCAGCAGGAACAGGATGACGTTGCCCGCGGTTGAGAGCCCGTAGAAACCGGCCTGGTACTGCTTGTAGATGACCGAGGCGATGACGTCGGAGGTGAAACCGGGACCACCGCGCGTCATGGCCCAGATGAGGTCGAACGACCGC harbors:
- a CDS encoding carbohydrate ABC transporter permease, translating into MNPTRAALLRWGVGGAAILASVVVFLVPFAFIVLTAVKDAQQASLFDFSWPQNFQLWENLVTVLQTRDYILVIAFINSTVLTVASVTIMVVLGAMVAFVLQRRVSRFTPVINFLVLSGLIIPPAVVPTIWVLQGLGLFGTLPGLILIEVAFGLSFTILLFRAFISGIPRELDEAAVLDGAGPLRLFFRVILPLLRPVTVTVIVVQAVNVFNDFTNPLYFLPGDDNATVQLTLFNFQSQASTSYNLLFMDILLITIPPLVMYLFFNRQIVAGMTSGAVKG